Within the Rosa rugosa chromosome 2, drRosRugo1.1, whole genome shotgun sequence genome, the region AGTGGGTCCAAATTGCTTCTTACAGTTCCTTCAAACATGGTTGGGTCCTGAGGGATAATGCTTAGATTAGACCGCAGATCATGCAACCCAATAGAAGAGATATCGATGCCATCTATCAAAATCCGGCCAGCATCAGGATCAACGATTCGGAAAAGAGTTTGTATAAGAGTTGACTTTCCACTGCCAGTTCTCCCCACAATCCCAGTTTTAATTCCTCCAGGAAAGGTACATGTGAGACCGCGCAACACAAGTGGCAAGTGTGGAGCATACCGCACCTATGTACATAAACATGGCATAAGATTCAGACATGAACGACGCTATATTTATTTCAAGAATATGGCCTGAATCTAGTAAACAAGAACATCGAGTACCTGAAGATCATGCATATCAACTTTTCCTCGTGATGGCCAGGAATGATCTGGTCTATTAGATTCTATTACCAGAGGAGGCTCACTTGGTATACTAGTAGTATATTGTAGTATTCTCTCCACTGATATTATCTTGTTCTCCATATTGCAAAGATTCCATATAAGTGCAGTTTGTAAAGCGTTTAGGGTAATTCCATATGTGACGGCTAAGCCCGCAATGCCTTCATggtaaaaaaaatgcaaaacaaATAAGAAGTGGAGAATGTCTGGATGTCTTATACTATTGTGTTCCAAActgaaaattaataataatcCAGATAGTTATCACTTGCCTGGATCTATCATTCCTTCTGGAACAGAGATcaagaaaactaaaaacaatGCAAATGTAATGGATGACAAAATATCCAAACGAAAGCTTAGCCATTGCATTGCACAAACGGTGTAGAACGTTGGCCGACTATATCCATCTATCAGTTCCATGTTGATATCTCGGAATCTAGATCCTTGGTCAAAGCTCCTAATAGTAGTTGATCCAGAAATTGTTTCAGCAAAATGTTGTATCACAGGAGCTTTGCATACTCCAACCAATCTTGAAAGTTCTCGTGCTGAAGGTAGATAATATTGCTGCAGGAGTATAAGTTtgtgaggttttttttttttttttttttcacaattaATACACTTACTAAATCTTCCAGGTTTTAGTTGCAGATAAATTGGAattttgatgggataaaaaTTGACAATGTTCTCTCTGTTCAGTCATTTAAGTAGCTATCAAGAGAGGGAGGAAGTTTTCGATATTACTAATTTATCAAACAGAACATTTCAGTTGCTAAGGCAGTCAGCTAGGGAATGTCTAGGCCTGAACTGAGAATTAGTGAGCATGCACAAGCCATGAACAGTGATAATGCAGCACTAACGTGAGATTATTAGTTCCATATTAGATTTCATGTGACATATGGATCAGCAGAACACACCAAGTAACAGAATTCTGAAAAAGGCAGTAAGTATTACCTGATACCAAACACAGGCTGTAATCACAGGTATAAATATGATGGAAATCTGCCATGCCACCTGAGACATCACTGCAATATATCCTAAAAGCCATATCATTGAGTAGGCAAAGGAGGCAACTTGATTTGATATGTTCATATCCAATGCATTTTGGTCTGTAGAAGCCTGCAAGAAAATTGTAACAGTCAGTATGGTCATCAGAAGGACTAGGAAACAGggttaaaataaaataaaataaatattaaaaaaaaaattaaataaaaagcagAACACTACACAAAGTTCATCTGATTCCTTTTTGCATCCACCAATATTGTAAATATGTTTTGCTTACTCTGTTTAAGATTCTTCCACTTGGAGTGGCATCGAAGAATGACATGGGAGCACGGAAAATGCACAAGTGCATTTTATGGAAGAGTATAGTGGCTGTCTTGTACCCTGCCGTTACAAGAAGCAGAGCTCTGAAAAGGACACAAAAAGAACTTCCAACAGCCAAAGCCACATAGACAATTATAAGCATAGAGCTTGTAACAGGAGGTTTCACGTCTGCTGACACAGGAGCCGCCCAAGCCATCCAGTAATTGCTTCCAATTTGAAGGAGTTGAAAAAGAGTATGTGCAAGCAATATAAAAGGCACAAAAGCACCTCTGTACGCTGTGGTAATGTATTTCCAGTACACTGACCACCCAACCttacctttctctctctcttcttcttgaaCAAGCTGCCCTTTTGGCACACCTAAATCATCTATTTTACAATCCTCAACATCGTTGTTGTCTACTTCTTTGACAGCCCCATTAGTACTAGTCGAATTGTTATCTTCCTCGCTGATGCTTGTTTTTTCAGCTGGCCCTACCCCAACAGAATCAAGCACAAACAAAGCTTCATTGTGTGCTCCCACAAGATCTTTAAAATCAGTTCCTGAATTGATAATGTCATTGAACTTTCCAGCTTGGGTGATCCTTCCATCGTTCATGACCTAATAACAAGGAATAAGTTTGAGTAAACAGAAACCGAACAGAGAATAACACATCTAATTACCAGTTGAAATCCCAacaaaaaactataaaatttctcaCCAAGATAATATCAGCAGCAGGTAAGAACTCCACTTGATGAGTGACATAGATTACTGTTTTGGAACTCAAGAGGGCCATCAAACATTCCTGCAATGCAAATAGCAAGTAAATTTTTCATTATGATGGTCCAACTCTTTCAAATTTTTTAAAGAAGCATTTATAGCTTGAGCTGCATAAGTCAGTAGTTCTAGGGACTGAACAATTTTGAAGGCCCAATTTAGATTGAATGTAATGCCACTAGAATAGACAAAGTGAAATACCTTGAAAAGGTGGGATCCTGTATGAGCATCAACAGCACTAAAAGGATCATCAAACAGATAGATATCAGCATCTTGGTATAGAGCTCGCGCAATTTGTATTCTTTGCTTCTGCCCTCCACTTAAATTGATTCCCCTCTCCCCTATAATGGTCTGGTCACCAAATGGTAGAATTTCCAGGTCCTTCTTCAACGAACATGCTTCGAGAACCCCCTCATACCTTTCTCTGTCCATCACTTTACCAAACAATATGTTTTCTTCTATCTTGCCACTCTGTATCCATGGTGACTGAGAAACATAGGCCTTTGTCCCACACAACTTAAGAACACCAGATATCTTGGGCACTTCTCCCAGAATACAAGAAAGTAAGGTTGACTTGCCTGAGCCAACAGTACCACAAACAGCAACCCTCATACCATGGCTAATTTTGAGATTTATATCCTTCAATGTTGGGTTAGGTGAAGATATATCCCAAGAGAAATTTGCATCTACTATCTCAATTGCAGTATCAGAACTACCTCTAGGAAGGTTCTCTATAGCATCAGGCTTCAACTCATCAAGAGAAAGGAATGATGAAATTCTTTCAAGGGATACCTTTGTCTGTGCTATCATTGAAATTGTGTCTGGAAGAAGGTTGATGGGCTCTTGAAGAGTTCTGAAAGTTGCAAGCACAGATAAGATCTTCCCCGATTCCAGAGGGATCTCGAAAAAAAGCATGCAAGCAACAAAGGTGACCACAGACACAAATGTAGGGGCAGCCCAGAAGACAAATGAGGTCATGGCCGAAGTGCAAACAAACTTTCGTAACCATTCTGTCTCAATCTTCCTGAGGTCAATAATTTTTGACAAAAACTTCATCTCCCATGCTTGAAGCTTGAGAATCCGCATGTTCCTTAAAATCTCAGATGTCGCCTTCATCCTTCCATCCTTTGACTCCATTAGTTTCTTTTGAAACTTCTCTTGCAATTTTCGGAGAGGAACATTTGCCAACATAACCATTACAGTTGCAACTAAAGTCGCGATTGCACCAAGACCAAGATTTTTATACAAAATAAAGAGGGCCAAAGCAACTTCTAGAATGATGATCCATGGTTCATGCATGTACCAAGCGAAGTCGCCAACCCTCTCAGCATCAACAGTCATAAAATTGATAATCTCACCACTAGTGTGGCACTGCTTGGACTGGCAAGACAGGCTCAAACCCTTATTATAGATCATGGCAACCAGTAAAGCTCTCATTCTAACTCCTATCTGCTGCCCCCTGAAGATCCAGTGCCTGTCACAGAGGCACTCCACAACCTTCGCCCCCAAAAATGCAGAAATTAAAGCATAGTCCTCATTTCTGAACTCACGTCGCCCATAGAGGTATTGCACAAAGGTGTCGATTAGATATGGGCCGACATAAGAAGCCACTGTGGAAAGCAGTGCAAACAAAGCTGTCCAAAGAATCTCTCTCCAGGCTGAGAAGATTAATGCCTTTACCAGATGAAGTGTTGTAACTCTGCTAAGAGTACCACACTCTGACTCCagcttatttctaaaaattggAAGGGACCCAACTACACTATCACCCTTGTCTAGTCCAGGAACATCTTCAAGGTTTAATGTTTTCTTATTGCCAACAGCGATTAAAGGACTCATCCAAGAAAAAGTGAGGATGCTGAAAAATCCAGCATTTGAATAAGGGGTTTTCACAGTTTCAACCCCTTTGGACTTATTTGATTCTGCAGTGTTACCTATACTAGAATTTGTTGTGCCACTCAAAAGGGGTTCCTCAAGAAGGGTATCTCTACCCTTTTTCGTCCCAATAAACCCCACATATATAAAGAACAAAGCAGAGATAAGGAAGGCAGCATTAGAAACTAAGGATTGAACGGGTAACGAAACGTGTTTTTGGTAAAGAAAAATGTCTACGAAAAAGCAATAGCATGAAAGAGAGAAGTAGAAACCCCACCAGACTCTGAGTAAGTATGGGAACTTTGATTCACCAGAATTAGAGAATTGGGTATGCAAGTAAACAAAAACTGCACCCCAACTAAGTGTTCTAATTGCTAAATCAAAAAGGGTCACTAGCTTTTCTTCAGACCAACCATATCTAGAC harbors:
- the LOC133732679 gene encoding ABC transporter C family member 3-like — its product is MSQFTYKSHTNHSFLTQTMELDDPSMHAVSTFFSFMYSGTDFLLKPIFIRGFSGSLHLLLLFVLLVSWVWKKFKGGDGGGDPKEGFRKTEPLHFKPTLICCLGVSAVSVGFCLFNYFSWSRYGWSEEKLVTLFDLAIRTLSWGAVFVYLHTQFSNSGESKFPYLLRVWWGFYFSLSCYCFFVDIFLYQKHVSLPVQSLVSNAAFLISALFFIYVGFIGTKKGRDTLLEEPLLSGTTNSSIGNTAESNKSKGVETVKTPYSNAGFFSILTFSWMSPLIAVGNKKTLNLEDVPGLDKGDSVVGSLPIFRNKLESECGTLSRVTTLHLVKALIFSAWREILWTALFALLSTVASYVGPYLIDTFVQYLYGRREFRNEDYALISAFLGAKVVECLCDRHWIFRGQQIGVRMRALLVAMIYNKGLSLSCQSKQCHTSGEIINFMTVDAERVGDFAWYMHEPWIIILEVALALFILYKNLGLGAIATLVATVMVMLANVPLRKLQEKFQKKLMESKDGRMKATSEILRNMRILKLQAWEMKFLSKIIDLRKIETEWLRKFVCTSAMTSFVFWAAPTFVSVVTFVACMLFFEIPLESGKILSVLATFRTLQEPINLLPDTISMIAQTKVSLERISSFLSLDELKPDAIENLPRGSSDTAIEIVDANFSWDISSPNPTLKDINLKISHGMRVAVCGTVGSGKSTLLSCILGEVPKISGVLKLCGTKAYVSQSPWIQSGKIEENILFGKVMDRERYEGVLEACSLKKDLEILPFGDQTIIGERGINLSGGQKQRIQIARALYQDADIYLFDDPFSAVDAHTGSHLFKECLMALLSSKTVIYVTHQVEFLPAADIILVMNDGRITQAGKFNDIINSGTDFKDLVGAHNEALFVLDSVGVGPAEKTSISEEDNNSTSTNGAVKEVDNNDVEDCKIDDLGVPKGQLVQEEEREKGKVGWSVYWKYITTAYRGAFVPFILLAHTLFQLLQIGSNYWMAWAAPVSADVKPPVTSSMLIIVYVALAVGSSFCVLFRALLLVTAGYKTATILFHKMHLCIFRAPMSFFDATPSGRILNRASTDQNALDMNISNQVASFAYSMIWLLGYIAVMSQVAWQISIIFIPVITACVWYQQYYLPSARELSRLVGVCKAPVIQHFAETISGSTTIRSFDQGSRFRDINMELIDGYSRPTFYTVCAMQWLSFRLDILSSITFALFLVFLISVPEGMIDPGIAGLAVTYGITLNALQTALIWNLCNMENKIISVERILQYTTSIPSEPPLVIESNRPDHSWPSRGKVDMHDLQVRYAPHLPLVLRGLTCTFPGGIKTGIVGRTGSGKSTLIQTLFRIVDPDAGRILIDGIDISSIGLHDLRSNLSIIPQDPTMFEGTVRSNLDPLEEYKDEQIWEALDKCQLGDEVRKKEGKLDSAVSENGENWSMGQRQLVCLGRVLLKKSKVLVLDEATASVDTATDNLIQQTLRHHFSDCTVITIAHRISSVLDSDMVLLLSNGLLEECDSPARLLENKSSAFAQLVAEYTMRSNFTL